In candidate division WOR-3 bacterium, a single window of DNA contains:
- a CDS encoding T9SS type A sorting domain-containing protein, with product MIKLVMLLLVVVALYPMNALATGREFQILRHDTNRVEMCISNYGKFGQDETGNNYGCWWPAELHHNYIYGAGLWFGTIDSLTGDTLVTIGFSAHGGAAEFAPGLSGWSPSHPAAIIYTHPDNWPAPPDTLPMAPQDTVSHEDSWCCFNDSDVVYHIPGDTRPIGIEVYQTVYAWDIPCVEDMIFFIYDVKNVSGHTLHNCYSGLLTNCDIGDEDGTSSNDRYSGIVYREYVVDGDTIVVDNVAYQWQEVIESGSPPWYPGTIGFDLLQTPFDLVEGMDKDGDGILDQYERDSVYYVNILPSSMWDVDLDGVPDWRDPSQWPQLGMTALKRYSLNIEPNIDSDRYESLAGYNFQTGVYEPYDTIPPAPDDQRFLLSSGPFDLEPDSVVTLVFAVMFADWMNIYARPDTALALIDQYAEDYYNMYWYLYTGIEENKELRIAKCEMRISPNPISNNGVISFSLPAATSVSLKLYNSLGQLVETVFDGFKTAGVHESILNTGELPQGTYFLVLETGELKISRSIVILR from the coding sequence ATGATAAAACTCGTGATGTTGCTTCTCGTTGTGGTAGCGTTGTACCCCATGAATGCCTTGGCTACCGGGCGAGAGTTTCAGATACTGCGGCACGACACTAACCGGGTGGAGATGTGTATCTCTAACTACGGCAAATTCGGTCAGGATGAAACGGGAAATAATTATGGCTGCTGGTGGCCTGCAGAATTGCACCACAATTACATCTATGGGGCAGGTCTGTGGTTCGGTACGATTGACTCACTGACCGGCGACACACTAGTAACGATCGGTTTTAGTGCACACGGCGGTGCGGCTGAATTCGCTCCCGGCCTTTCGGGTTGGTCTCCAAGTCATCCGGCTGCGATCATCTACACGCACCCGGATAACTGGCCGGCACCGCCAGATACGCTGCCAATGGCACCGCAAGATACGGTATCACATGAGGATTCATGGTGTTGCTTCAATGACTCTGATGTGGTCTACCATATCCCCGGCGATACGAGACCGATCGGCATAGAGGTTTATCAGACCGTGTATGCCTGGGATATACCGTGCGTTGAAGATATGATATTCTTCATTTACGATGTTAAGAATGTCTCCGGGCATACCCTTCATAACTGCTATTCTGGACTTCTCACGAATTGCGACATTGGTGATGAGGATGGAACTTCTTCGAATGACAGGTATAGTGGCATTGTATATCGAGAATATGTCGTTGATGGAGATACGATTGTTGTGGATAACGTTGCCTACCAGTGGCAGGAAGTGATTGAGTCTGGCTCACCTCCATGGTATCCAGGCACGATCGGCTTTGACCTGCTGCAGACACCGTTCGATCTGGTTGAAGGAATGGATAAGGACGGCGATGGTATTCTCGACCAGTACGAGAGAGATAGCGTATATTATGTAAATATCCTACCGTCTTCAATGTGGGACGTTGATCTTGACGGCGTACCAGACTGGCGCGACCCTTCGCAGTGGCCACAATTAGGTATGACCGCGCTTAAAAGATACTCTCTAAATATAGAGCCGAACATCGACTCTGATCGCTACGAGTCCCTTGCTGGATACAATTTCCAGACCGGTGTGTATGAGCCGTATGATACAATCCCACCGGCGCCTGACGACCAGCGATTCCTTCTCTCGAGCGGTCCTTTTGACCTGGAACCTGATTCTGTTGTTACACTGGTCTTCGCGGTCATGTTTGCCGATTGGATGAACATATATGCAAGGCCTGATACAGCACTCGCGCTGATCGACCAGTATGCCGAGGATTACTATAACATGTACTGGTACTTGTATACAGGGATAGAGGAGAATAAAGAATTGCGGATTGCGAAATGCGAAATGCGAATTTCGCCGAATCCGATTTCAAATAACGGGGTGATTTCTTTTTCGCTGCCCGCTGCGACCAGTGTTTCACTGAAATTGTACAATTCGCTGGGCCAGTTGGTGGAAACGGTATTTGATGGTTTCAAAACCGCGGGTGTGCATGAATCAATTCTCAACACCGGGGAACTGCCGCAGGGGACTTATTTCCTGGTATTGGAGACGGGTGAATTAAAGATATCTCGTTCCATCGTTATCTTGAGGTGA
- a CDS encoding T9SS type A sorting domain-containing protein, giving the protein MIQVMCVLLLGFVSAESMGRDFQILRHDTNRVEMCISNYGMFGLTEYGTPGCWWPVGSGHNYIYGAGSWFGTIDSLTGDTLVTTWWWSSEFAPGLDGMSVSHPCAIIYMYPYNWPPPVDTFPMAPQEAVSHQDSWCCFNDCDSAYHTQGGRPIGIEFYQTVYVWDLPFLQDMIFFVDEIKNVSCHTLFHCYIGLYMNGEIGEWMNADERFSGIIDHKYFIEPDTIAVDNVAYQWDLTEEPGTPPWEPGVVGLDLLQTPYDLIVGMDKDGDGILDQYERDSVYYVNNLPQYLWDADNDGVPDWRDPSQWPQRGMTALKKFFFPYPETDPERYAVLAGYDYLTGAYEPLDTIPGDPDDQSFVVSTGPFNVSPDSTVTLIFAVMFADIVYGYPFHRPDTAIALIDQYAEDYYNMFWYLYTGVEENKELRIAKCEMRVLPNPVSHTGLISFSLPTATHISLKLYNTVGQLVETVYDGFKPAGVHESILNTRNLPQGTYFLVLETPEVRHERSFVLVR; this is encoded by the coding sequence ATGATACAGGTGATGTGTGTTCTTCTCTTGGGATTCGTGAGTGCTGAAAGTATGGGGCGAGATTTTCAGATATTACGCCATGACACAAACCGGGTCGAGATGTGTATCTCCAACTACGGCATGTTTGGCTTGACTGAGTACGGTACACCAGGCTGCTGGTGGCCTGTAGGCTCAGGCCACAATTACATCTACGGAGCAGGTAGTTGGTTCGGTACTATCGATTCTCTGACCGGTGACACGCTCGTGACGACTTGGTGGTGGTCCTCTGAATTCGCTCCCGGTCTGGACGGTATGTCGGTGAGCCATCCTTGTGCGATCATATATATGTATCCGTATAATTGGCCGCCGCCAGTGGATACATTTCCCATGGCACCCCAGGAAGCGGTATCTCATCAGGATTCATGGTGCTGTTTCAATGATTGTGATTCTGCGTACCATACGCAGGGTGGAAGGCCGATCGGAATAGAGTTTTATCAGACTGTCTACGTGTGGGATCTTCCATTTTTACAGGATATGATTTTCTTTGTCGATGAAATAAAGAATGTATCTTGCCATACACTATTTCACTGCTACATTGGTTTATATATGAATGGCGAAATCGGTGAGTGGATGAACGCTGATGAACGATTTAGCGGAATTATCGATCACAAGTACTTCATCGAGCCGGATACAATAGCAGTTGATAACGTCGCGTACCAGTGGGATTTGACCGAAGAACCGGGTACACCGCCGTGGGAACCGGGTGTTGTTGGACTAGATCTATTGCAGACACCATATGACCTCATTGTGGGCATGGATAAGGATGGTGACGGCATTCTCGATCAATACGAGCGAGATAGCGTATATTATGTTAATAATCTTCCGCAATACTTGTGGGATGCGGACAATGACGGCGTTCCTGACTGGCGCGATCCATCGCAATGGCCGCAGAGAGGCATGACAGCATTGAAGAAGTTCTTTTTTCCCTACCCAGAGACAGACCCGGAGCGATACGCTGTGCTGGCAGGATACGATTATTTAACTGGTGCGTACGAACCGCTTGACACAATCCCCGGGGACCCTGATGATCAAAGCTTTGTTGTCTCCACTGGTCCATTCAACGTGTCACCTGATTCAACTGTCACTTTGATATTCGCGGTCATGTTCGCCGACATCGTGTACGGATATCCGTTTCATCGGCCTGATACAGCGATCGCGCTGATCGACCAGTATGCTGAGGATTACTACAACATGTTCTGGTACTTGTACACTGGTGTAGAGGAGAATAAAGAATTGCGGATTGCGAAATGCGAAATGCGAGTTTTGCCGAATCCTGTTTCACATACGGGACTGATCTCTTTCTCATTACCTACCGCGACACATATTTCACTGAAGTTGTACAACACGGTAGGCCAGTTGGTGGAAACGGTGTACGATGGTTTCAAGCCCGCAGGTGTCCATGAATCAATTCTCAACACAAGGAACCTCCCGCAGGGTACTTACTTTCTGGTGCTGGAGACGCCAGAGGTTAGACATGAAAGATCATTCGTATTAGTCAGGTGA
- the tyrS gene encoding tyrosine--tRNA ligase has product MSTYMALDADKQLEIIRTNVAELISEEELLYKLKAKRKLRVKLGIDPSGPEIHLGFSVVLRKLRQFQDLGHTAVMVVGDFTGMIGDPSGVSKTRPKLTKKQVAKNMAKYKEQIFRILDPKRTEFTYNSKWLGALSMYDLVELASKYTVARILERDDFSQRLKDGLPVYMHEILYPLCQGYDSVAIRADVELGGTDQKFNLLVGRELMRESSMEPQVVLMMPILEGTDGVRKMSKSFNNYIGITESPKQMLGKIMSLPDELIIKYWRLATDAFPHRIEEYRMALEDCSMNPRDAKIDLAKTLVRMYHSAQAAQKTAEDFQRVFTQRELPEKIDEYKATKINNNIIDLLVESKLMGSRSEAKRKIREGAIDVDGVRVDDINYSVELKQPVVLRAGKHKFLRVSKK; this is encoded by the coding sequence ATGTCTACTTACATGGCGCTCGACGCTGATAAGCAGTTAGAGATAATAAGAACCAATGTCGCGGAATTGATATCCGAAGAAGAACTACTATACAAACTAAAAGCAAAAAGAAAACTCCGGGTCAAACTCGGCATCGACCCTTCGGGTCCTGAAATCCACCTCGGCTTCAGCGTCGTCCTGCGCAAGCTAAGGCAGTTCCAGGACCTCGGACATACAGCGGTAATGGTTGTAGGCGACTTCACAGGGATGATCGGCGACCCGAGCGGTGTTTCCAAGACACGGCCAAAACTCACAAAGAAGCAGGTGGCAAAGAACATGGCAAAATACAAGGAGCAGATATTCCGTATCCTCGATCCTAAACGCACGGAATTCACCTACAACAGTAAGTGGCTGGGCGCGCTATCCATGTATGACCTTGTGGAACTGGCGTCGAAATACACGGTTGCCCGCATCCTCGAGCGTGATGATTTTTCTCAGCGTCTTAAAGACGGTCTGCCGGTCTACATGCATGAAATATTGTATCCGCTGTGCCAGGGATACGATTCAGTGGCGATCAGGGCAGATGTAGAACTCGGCGGTACCGATCAGAAATTCAACCTCCTCGTGGGACGGGAACTCATGCGTGAGTCTAGTATGGAACCGCAGGTGGTCTTGATGATGCCGATCCTCGAGGGCACCGACGGTGTGAGAAAGATGAGCAAGAGTTTCAACAACTACATAGGCATTACCGAATCACCCAAGCAGATGCTGGGCAAGATCATGTCTTTGCCCGATGAACTTATCATAAAATACTGGCGTTTGGCCACCGACGCTTTCCCCCACCGCATCGAGGAATACCGCATGGCTTTGGAGGACTGTTCGATGAACCCGCGCGATGCAAAAATCGACTTGGCAAAGACGCTGGTGCGGATGTATCACTCGGCGCAAGCCGCGCAGAAAACCGCAGAAGATTTCCAGCGTGTCTTCACGCAACGGGAACTACCCGAGAAGATAGATGAATACAAAGCAACAAAAATAAATAACAACATAATCGACCTGCTGGTCGAATCCAAATTAATGGGCTCTCGCAGCGAGGCAAAAAGAAAAATTCGCGAAGGGGCAATCGATGTCGACGGTGTGCGAGTCGATGACATTAATTATAGCGTAGAGTTAAAGCAACCCGTTGTACTGCGCGCCGGCAAACACAAATTCCTCAGAGTATCTAAGAAGTAA